The nucleotide window GATGAAAACAGGTTCAACGGGCACATCGCCATGTCCTCCCTTGGTGCCGGTCTTGACCGCTCTGATCTGGTCGACCACCTCCATGCCGTCCACAACCTGGCCGAAGACGCAATAGCCGAAGCGGTCGGCCTGCTTGCTCTGGTGGTTGAGAAACGCATTGTCGACCACATTGATGAAAAATTGTGAGGTGGCCGAGTCGACTACTGCAGTACGGGCCATGGCCACGGTGCCGCGCGTATTGGACAAGCCGTTGGTTGCCTCGTTCTTGATGGCGAACTTGGGCTTCTTCTGTTCCAGGGCCTCGTTCAAGCCCCCTCCCTGGATCATGAAGTCCTTGATGACGCGATGGAATATCAGGTTGTCATAGAAGCCATCCTTGACATAACCGAGAAAATTCTTAACCGTGATAGGGGCTTTCTCTTTAAAGAGTTCAATGGTGATATCCCCCATTGACGTTTCAATCAGGACCTTCGGGTTCTGCTCGGACATCTGAAACCTCCCGTTAATTCGCAACCTTGTGCTCGATGCACGACGCGACTGTATACCACATTATACCGCGAAATTAAACTCCTTTTTCGTTTGTTCTGAAACGGCGGCAACGGGAATGCCTGCCCGGTCGCGTACGGATGGTTCCGCTTGCCGGTACGCACGTGTGTCCATCCCGCTCCGACAGGCGAAGAAACGGCGATCTCACCGATTCGGCGTTGCCAAAACAGGGGCGCTGGAGTATGGTTTGCTAAAACGTACATAACTGATGCTGTAATGGGGAGGAATTCATGAAAACTTCCGTTATGTGTGTGACACAGCTGTTGTTGGCAGCCTGTCTTTGGGCAGGGACGGCCTCGGCCATGCCGGACGGGCCCGGCTGCGAAAATGGAAAGCCGGCCATGCACCGGCATGCCTGCGGCGGGGTGGAGATCGGCGCGCCGGCGCCCCCGTTTACCCTGGAGGGGGTGGCGAATCTGGAGTTCAAAAACGTCAGCCTGAGTGATTTCCGGGGCAAGTGGGTGGTGCTGTTTTTCTATCCCGGCGATTTTACCCTGGTCTGTCATTCTGAAATCAAGGGGCTCGGCGGAGCAGTGGCCGAATTTACCCAAGCGAATGCCCAGGTGCTGGCCGTATCGGCTGACAGCAAATTTTCTCATCTGGCCTGGATCAAGAGTGGTGCTCTGGACACTCCGCAGTTCCCGCTTCTGTCTGATTTCAACAAACGTACCGCCCGGGCTTACGGCGTGCTGGACGAGAACAGTGGCCGTGCCCGGCGCGGTCTTTTCATCATCGATCCCAACGGGGTGGTACAGTACCAGGTCGTGCACAGCGACAAGATCGGTCGCAGCGTCGAGGAAACCCTGCGTGTGCTCAGGGCGCTGCAGACCGAAGAACTCTGTCCGCTCAACTGGAAGCCCGGTGAAAAACCCCTGGGGAAACCCTGATCTCGCAGCGGGAATAGTTCGTCATGGCACATACTGAAATCTGGACAACTCTCAAGGTCCTCAATTGGACCAGGGATTATCTGACCGAAAAAGGGGTAGAAAACGCCCGCCGGGAGGCTGAATGGCTGCTGTGTGCAGCCACCGGGCTGGATCGGGTCGGCCTGTACCTGAACTTCGAGCGGCCGCTCAACGAGGCGGAATTGGCCTCCTACCGCGGAATGGTGGCCCGGCGGAGCCGGCGTGAGCCGCTGCAGCACATTCTCGGGACCCAGGAATTCTGCGGACTGGAATTCGAGGTTTGCCCGGATGTGCTGATTCCCCGTCACGATACGGAGACCCTGGTAACGGAGGCGCTGGCACGGGCGCCGGGCGCCCGCAGCGTCCTGGACATCGGCACCGGCAGCGGTTGCATAGCGATTGCCCTGGCACGGCAGTTGAGTTCCGCGGCAATCACGGCCAGCGATATTTCCGGGGAGGCGCTGGCAGTGGCGCGCCGCAACGCCGAACGCAACGGAGCGACAGTGGAGTTTGTCCAAGGGTCCCTGTTCGAACCGCTGGTGGGAAGGCGTTTCGATCTGATCGTCTCCAATCCCCCTTACATTCCCAGCGCGGATATTGCGGGACTGGAGCCCGAGGTGCGCGAATGGGACCCCCGTGGGGCACTGGACGGCGGCCTGGACGGCCTGGATCTGTACCGCATCCTGATTCCGGCGGCGGTGGAACATCTGAATCCCTCAGGATGGCTGCTGGTCGAACTGGGGGCCGGCCAGGCGCCGGAGGTTGCGCGGATATTCCGTGAGTGCGGCAAGTATCGGGAGCCGATTATTGCTTCCGATCCGGCCAGCATCGAGCGGGTGGTGGGCGCGCAAAGTACCGCTCTCTGAGTCCTTTGGAAAACTATGACAGACTGTGCGGCGGCTGCCAGAACACCGGCGTGGTCCCTGTGCGTCGGAGACGCCGGTTCCCGTTTTTCGGGCGGATGGGGATGAGGCATGAAATCAGGAGATCCGATCACGGCAGCGCAAAGGGGATGGGACAATGACCGTCGATGAAATCAACCAGGTGCTGGCCGAGGCGGACCTTTTGGCCGGCGAAGCCGAGGTTTCGGCCGCCGTCGTGCGATTGGGCGCCGAGATCACGGCACGCCTGAAAGATGCCAATCCGGTAGTGATGTGCGTCATGAACGGCGGCCTGATCTTTGCCGGCCAGTTGTTGACCCGGCTGGTCTTTCCGCTGGAGGTGGATTATGTCCATGCCACCCGGTACGGGCACAAGACCAGCGGCGCCCGGCTGAACTGGACCGTCAGGCCGCAGCTCGACCTGCAGGACAGGACGGTGCTGCTGTTGGACGATATTCTGGACGAGGGCATCACTCTGGCTGCAATCGCCGAGCACTGCTGTCGGCAGGGGGCCTCCCGGGTGCTGACGGCGGTATTGGTGGAAAAGCTGCATCTGCGCAAGGTCACGCCGGGCATGCGGGCCGATTTTTCCGGAATAGAAGTGGGGGATCGCTTTCTGTTCGGCTACGGGCTCGATTACAAGGGGTACTGGCGCAATGCCCCGGGAATCTATGCCGTCAAGGGACTGTAGCCGCCGTTTCCGCCATTCATCAGGAGAGAACCACTGAAGTCTTCTTGGAAAATTTCTCGCGGTACATCCGCCTGTCGCTCGTTTTCAGGGCGAGCGGGAGTTCCGGTCCTGCATGCGCCGTAGCAACGCCAATCGATACGTTCAGGTTCAAGTGCAGGTCCGTAGCGTTCGCCTCATCACGGTATCTGCGTATCCTCTCGACCGTCGCTTCCGCTTCCCGCTCGTCCGTTCTCGGCAGCAGGATTGAAAACTCATCCCCCCCGATGCGGGCCACAATGTCTTCGGTACGAAAGGCCTGGAGGAGGACCAGGGCCGCCATCCGGATCAATCGGTCCCCTGCCTCGTGTCCCAGAGCGTCGTTGACTCCCTTGAGCCCATCCATATCGACCGTGATGATGCTTATCGGAAACTCCCTGCCTCGGGCCAGTCTCTTCAACTCCGCCTCGAAAAAGGCCCGATTGTAAAGATCCGTAAGAGGATCGTGGGTGCTCCTGTAGACCAGTTCCGCTTCAGCCTTTTTCCGCTCCGAGATGTCCTCTCCGATACTCGCCACCCCGCTTACCCTCCCGTCCGAGCCGTACAGGATGGTCCGGTTCCACGAGATGAGGCGCCGCACGCCGCTGCGGGTGGAGATCTCGTACTCGCCATGGCTGGGCAGGGACCCGTCCGCGATCTCCACCATGAACCTCTCTGTCAGGCCCCGGTGGCCGGGATTGAAGATCTCGAACCACCTGCGTCCCAGGACCTCTTCCCTGGGCCATCCGGTCAGCCTGAGAAGAAAGTCGTTGCAGAAGACGATGCGGCTGTCGAGATCGAGCTCTACTGCCAGGAGTTGGATGTTCTCCAGCGTTTCCCTGAAGCGCCGTTCCGATTCACGCAGGGATTGTTCGACCCATTTGCGTTCGAACAGTTGTCCGATCTGGCTGCCGAGCGGAGCTATCGCGTCGAGCAGGCCGGGATCGGGCTCCCGGGCGTCACGGCTGAAGAACTCCATCACCCCCGCTACGGTCCCACCCAGCACAATGGGAAAGGCAAAGGCCCCGCGCAGGCCGCTTTTCTCCGCAGCGGAGCGGCGGGGGAAATTCTCTTCCATCAGCACATCCGACACCCAGGCCGGGCTGCCGGCCGACCACACCCGCCCCGGCAGCCCCTCCTCGGGGTAGAAGGACATGATGCGGTTCAGCGCCTCAAACGAGGCGATATCCAGGTCCGGCCGATGCCACATGTCCAACAGCAGCAGCGTTTCCTTCTTTTGATCCATCCACCAGACGGTGCCCACTTCCCAGCCGATTGCCTCGCAGATCGTCTTCAGCACCCGCGGAATCGCTTCGCCGACCGTTGTCGACTCGGCCAGAATGCTGTTCACCGCGTGTTGCGAGGCGAGGCGCCATTCGGTCAGTTTGCGTTTCGAGATGTCCCGTACCAACTCGACCGCGGCTACGATCCTGCCCGTGGAGTCCCGTACCGGCGATACGGCGAACTCCAGTTGGCGGCGGGAGCCATCGGCAAAGAGCATCTCCCGCTCACCGCAGTGCACCTCTCCGTCCCGCAGCGCTTCGACCACGAGACATCCCTCACAATGGGACTCCCTGCCGTGATAGGCCCTGAAGCAGAGTTCTCCCGCATGGTCTCCCAGTAGTTCCGAAACGAACAGGTTCTGATAAAGAATGCGGAGATCCAGATCAACTACGGTGACCATGTCGGCAATGGCAGCGATGAACGCCTCGGTCCTGGCTCGTGCTTCCTGCGCCTCTGCCAGGGCGGCCGCGACCTCCTGGGCGAACTCCCGGGATATCCTGTGCATCTCATCCTGCTTGTCGTGGAGATCCTTGATCATGGTGTTGAAGGCGACGGCCAGTTCCTCGATCTCATCTCCGCTCTTGATCCGGATTTCCTTCTCCCCCCCTTCGAGGCCGGACAGACTCCTGATGTGGCCGGTCAGCGTGCGAAGCGGTGCGGTGAGGGCCCTCATGCTCAGCCAGACGATCGCCAGGGACACCAGTACGCCGACGATCACCGCCATGATCGCGAAACGGGTGGCCTCCCGAACCGGCGCATAGGCTTCCTCCAGGGGGTAATTGGCTGCCAGGATCCAATTGGTGGTTTTCAGTCCCAGGACGGAGGTCAGGGCCCGTAATCCCCTTGAATTCACGGTTTCCTCAGTCCCGTTGAATCCGGTGATCCCCTTGTCGAAGACACGATTGACCCCCGGCGGTACGTCCTGTTTCAGGATCCTGCTCCGGTCGGGATGCATGATCATGGTCCGTCGGGTGTCGTAGATGTAGATGTAACCGGTCGTGCCTATCCTTGTGCGGGCGTGTTCTCCCAGGAGGTTGTCCTTTGTCAGGTCGATGCTCCCCCCCAGCACGGCGATGATCGTGCCGTCAGGGCCGAAGACGGGGGCGGTGAACATCATGGTCGGATGGTGGTGGGTCTGCGACGAGAGAAAAGGGGCGGATATGACCGGTTTGCCCGACTCGATCGTTCTGCGGAAGTACTCGCGAAAGGCGTAACTTTGCCCCTGACGCCTCAGATCGGGAGATTCGGCGATCAGCCTGCCCTGTGAAGAGAAAAGGTAGATGCCGTTGTCGAAGAGCGTCAGCAGACCGGAGTCGCTACTTAGCAGGCGCTGTGCCAGGGAGTGGTCGGTGACGGCCCTGCCGGGAATGGTGGCCGCCTTGGCGATGATGGCATCCTGCGTGCGCTTGATGGTGTTGTCGAGGTCCCGTGCGATCTCGGTGATGAGGGCGTACTGCTGGGCAGCGATGGTGTCGCGGAAGCGCTTTTCGAAATAGGAGATGATCGGGAACGCGGATGCGACCATCAGCGCCGTTACCAGCAGGGAGACGACCAGGGACATCTTGGTTTTCAGGCTGACGAATCTTCGCACGAGTGCTCCATTATCGGTGGGCGCTGGACTGGCCTGCCAAACAGGGGAGAGACCGGGAGAAGGTTCCCGGCAGCCGCTACTGGCCGCGTGGTCGCCGTAGCTCCCGGTGCGGGATCATGATCGGACCGTTTTCAGATACTCCAGTACCTGTGCGGGATGCTGCTCGGCTTTCGCCACGGTGGGCCAATGTTTGCGGACAACTCCGTCCGGTCCGATTATTACGGTGGAGCGGATCGTGCCCATGGTCTTTTTGCCGTAGCTTACCTTCTCCCCATAGGCGCCATAGGCCTGCATCATGGAGGCATCAGGGTCCGACAGCAGTACGAAGGGCAGGTTGAAGGCCTCGATGAACCTGCCGTGGCTCGCCAGGCTGTCTTTACTGACACCCAGCAGCACTATGCCGCTGTCGTTCAGTGTTTGATGGCTATCCCGAAAGGCGCACGCCTCTTTGGTGCAGCCGGGGGTGTTGTCCTTGGGGTAGAAATAGATCACTACGGTCCGGCCGGCATACTGTTTCAAGTCATGTTGTTGCCCGTCGCTGCCGGGCAGCGAAAAATCGGGTGCCTGCTTTCCTTCCAATGCCATATCGCTTCCTCCTGAGATTATCCGTCGATTAGAGACGAGTCAATTTGTTCATTGTAATTGCAAAAAGGGCAAGATCAATCCTTTTTGAAGGCCGCAGATAAAAATGTTCGTCTTTTGACTTGGGTCAAAACATTTGCCCAGAGAAATAATAAAAAGGTGTTACACAAATCATAGGGCTTGCGGTTTCCATGAAAGGAGGCTGAAACATGTTTACGCGTCGCCAGTATCTCTGCGGGTTCATCCTGCTGCTTTCTCTATTGGCAAATGGCGTTTTTGCCCAGGGTGATCAGGGCAAAGAGCTGTTTGAAAAACACTGCGCCAGTTGTCACACCATCGGTGGCGGCGACTCCGGGGGACCTGATCTGAAAGGTGTCACTGCCAGGCGTCCGACCGATTGGCTGGAGCGGGTGATTGCCGAGCCCGACAAGCTGACCGCCGGAAAGGACGCCACCCAGGCCGAACTGGTCAAGAAGTACGGTTTCGAGATGCCGAATCTGGGGATCAGCAGGGACGACGCCAGGAAAATCATCGCCTTCCTCGGTGCCGAGGCATCGTCCGCCGCCAGTGGGGCTGCTACACCGGCCGCGGCGCCCCCTGCCGCAGAGAAGGCCATCACGGTCACGCCCGAACTGATCGCCACCGGCAAACAGCTCTTCACCGGGGAAAAGCGATTCAGCAAGGGAGGGGCCCCCTGCGGCGCCTGCCACGCCTTTACCTATCCGGGCGTACGGGGTGCCAACCTGGCATCCGACCTGACCCAGCTCTACGAGGGTATGGGAGAACAGGGCATGCGCGGGGTGCTCACCTCGCTCAAGTTTCCGATCATGAGATGGGTTTACGCCGACCGGCCGCTGAGTGACGAGGAAATCGCTGCCCTGATCGCTTTCAGCAAGGATGCCGGCGAGCAAAAGGGGGGACAGCCCGGTAAGGGGGTGGCTGCATCGGGAGCGGCCCTGTTCCTGTGCATCATCGTTGGGTTGACTCTTTACAAGAGGAGGATCGGATAATGTCGAACGATCGCATCAGGGACGAACATAGCCCGGAAGCCAGGGAATGGGAGCAGTTTTACCGGAACCGCTGGCAGTACGACAAGGTGGTGCGCAGCACCCACGGCGTCAACTGTACCGGCGGCTGCAGTTGGATGGTGCACGTCAAGGACGGCGTGGTGGGCTGGGAGCTGCAGGCCAACGATTATCCGCAGTTCAACGCTGATATTCCCAACCACGAACCGCGCGGCTGTCCTCGCGGGATCAGCTTTTCGTGGTACCTCTACAGTCCGCTGCGGGTGAAATACCCCTACCTGCGCGGCGTGCTGCTGGATCTCTGGAAAGAGGCCCGGGCGCGGCACGACGACCCGGTGGAGGCCTGGGCCAGCATCGTTGAGAACGAGGAGACCCGCAAGGCCTACACCAGCAAGCGCGGCATGGGCGGTTTCCGGCGCGGTACCTGGGAAGAGGTGCTGGAGATCATCGCCGCCTCCACCATCTACACCGCCAAGAAGGACGGACCGGACCGGATCATCGGCTTCAGCCCGATTCCGGCCATGTCCATGATCAGCTATGCGGCCGGCACACGCTTCCTGCAGCTCCTGGGGGGGGTGGCCATGAGCTTTTACGACTGGTACTGCGACCTGCCTCCAGCCTCGCCCCAAATCTGGGGCGAACAGACCGATGTGTGCGAGTCGGCCGACTGGTACAACTGCAGCTATTTCGTGCTGTGCGGTTCCAACGTCCCCATGACCCGCACCCCGGACGCCCACTTCCTGAGCGAGGCACGCTATCGCGGGGCCAAGGTGGTGGTCATGTCTCCCGACTACAACATGGCCACCAAGTTCGCCGACAGCTGGCTGCCGGTGGAGCAGGGGCATGACGGCGCCTTCTGGATGGCGGTCAACCACATCCTGATGAAGGAGTTCTATCTCGATCGTCAGACCCCCTACTTTCAGGAGTATGTCTCCAAATATACCGACATGCCCTTCCTGGTGAAGCTGAAACGAGAGGGAGCGAGCTGGTGGCTGCCGGGGGATTTCCTGCGGGCCGGCGAGATCGGGCGCGGACAAGCGGTGGACCTGCCGGAATGGACCCTGTGCGTACTGGACCAGGCGGGCCAGGTGCGCATCCCCAAGGGGAGCATGGGCAGCCGCTGGGGCAAGACCGAGGGGCACTGGAACCTGGATATGGTCGACTTGGTGGACGGTGAGCCGATCGACAGCCGCCTGACCCAGATCGGCGGCAAGAGCTGCATGGTCCGTTTCACCTTCGAAGGCTGTGGCAATGTGCTGCGCGAGGTGCCGGTTTCGCGCGTGGTGACCGCCTCTGGCGAAGAGGAACTGGTGGTGACGGTCTTCGACCTGCTGGCAGCGCAGCTAGGGGTATCGCGCGGCCTGGGAGGGGACTATCCGCAGGATTACAAGGACGACAAACCCTTTACTCCGGCCTGGCAGGAGAAATATACCGGTATCAGCCCTGAAACTGTGCTGCAGATCGCCCGCGAATGGGGCGAAAACGGCGAGAAGACCCAAGGGCGCAACATGATCATCGTCGGCGCCGGCATCAATCACTGGTACCACAACGACCTGATCTACCGCGCCGCCATTACCGCCCTGATCCTGACCGGCAGCGTCGGTAAGCAGGGGGGCGGGCTAGGGCATTACGTCGGCCAGGAAAAGGTCGTGCCCCTGGCCCCTTGGACCTCCGTTGCCATGGCCCAGGACTGGATCAAGCCGTCGCGCCTGCAGAACACCCCCAGCTTCTGGTACATGCACTCGGACCAGTGGCGTTACGACCGCAGCTTCGTGGATTACTTCAAGCCCGAGACCGGCGAGCCGATGCCGCTGCATGCCGCCGATTTCAACGCCAAGGCGGTGCGGCTCGGCTGGCTCCCCTTTGCCCCGCATTTCAACGACAGCCCGGTGCGGATCGTCGCGGAGGCGGCCAAGGCAGGGGCTCAGAACGACGACGAGGTGAGAAAGAATATTGTCGAGCGCCTGAAGAGCGGCTCGCTGCGCTTTGCCATCGAGGACATCGATGCCAAAGAGAATTCTCCCAAGGTCTGGTTTATCTGGCGCGGCAATGCCATCTCCTCCAGCGCCAAGGGGCACGAATATTTCCTCAAGCACGTGGTGGGGGCCCCCAACAGCGCCGTAACGGCCAAGGAATGCGCCAAGGGGCAGGTCAAGGATATCGTCTGGCATGACAAGGCGCCGGAAGGGAAGGTGGACCTGATCGTGGACCTGAACTTCCGCATGGACACCTCCACCCTCTACTCCGACATCGTCCTGCCGGCCGCCACCTGGTACGAGAAGCAGGATATGAACACCACCGACATGCACTCCTTCATCAACTGCATGGATGCGGCCGTGCCGCCGGCCTGGGAATCAAAGTCGGATTGGGAGACCTTTGCTGCTATCGCCAAGAAGGTCAGTGAACTGGCCCCTAAGCACTTCCCGACCCCGTTCAAGGAGGTCGTGGCCGCGCCGCTCCTGCACGACACCCCCGGCGAGATCGCCCAGCGCAGCGTCAAGGACTGGAAACTGGGCGAATGCGAAGCGATCCCCGGCAAGACCATGCCCAACCTGGCCATTGTGGAACGGGACTACGTCAACCTCTATAACCGCTTCATGTCCCTGGGGCCGGCCATCGGGCACCTGGGCGCCCACGGCGTGAATTGGGAGGCGGACGACGTTCATGAGAAGCTGCTCCGGGAGATGCCGACCCGTCAGTGGGGGGGCAAGCGTTTCATTGACCTGGAGAACGCGCAGAACGTGGCTGATGTGCTTCTGGCCCTGGCCCCTGAATCCAACGGCGAACTGGCCTATCGCGGCTATCAGAACCTGGAAAAGCGGGTCGGCAAGCCGCTGACTGCGCTGGCGGAAGGGAACCGCGGCTTCCGGCTCGACTACGACGCCCTCAAGGGACAGCCTCGCCGCTACATCAACTCCCCCATCTGGAGCGGCATCGTCAGCGACGAGCGCCCCTATGCGGCCTACACGCTCAACGTGGAGTACGGCGTGCCCTGGCGCACCCTCTCGGGCCGGCAGTCGCTCTACCTGGATCATCCCTACTACCGCGCCTTCAGCGAGGGGCTGCCGACCTTCAAAGGCAGGATCAATCCCGCCTGCCTGGACGACATGGACCAGCCCGACGGGCTGGTGCTGAACTTCATGACCCCCCACGGCAAGTGGAGCATCCATTCCACCTACAGCGACAACCTGCGCATGCTGACCCTCTCCCGGGGCGGCCAGGCGGTCTGGATCAACGACAAGGACGCCGAGGAGGCCGGGATCGCGGACAACGAGTGGGTGGAACTCTACAACAACAACGGCGTGGTGGTCTGCCGCACCATTGTCAGCTCCCGCATTCCCCAAGGAGCCGCGATCATGTACCACGCCCCGGAGCGGACCCTGGCGATTCCCAAGTCCCGCAAGAGCGGCAAGCGGGGCGGGGTCCACAACAGCCTCTCCCGCGTGCGGCTGAAGCCGACCCTGATGCTGGGGGGCTACGCCCAGTTCAGCTATTACTTCAATTACTGGGGGCCGACCGGCGTAAACCGCGACTGCTACATCATCGTCAGAAAGTTGAGGGGGTGAGCCATGGACGTCAGAGCACAACTGGTAATGGTTCTCAATCTGGACAAGTGCATCGGCTGCCACACCTGCAGTCTTTCCTGCAAGAACATCTGGACCGACCGGCAGGGTGCCGAATACATGTGGTGGAACAACCTGGAGACCAAACCGGGGGCCGGCTATCCGAAACAGTGGGAGGACCAGGGTAAATTCAAGGGGGGCTGGGTCAGGGAAAACGGTACGCTCAAACTGCGGGCGCTGGGCAAGCTGCCGACCCTGCTGAACATCTTCTTTCAGCCCAACATGCCCCGGCTGGATGATTACTACGAGCCCTTCACCCATGACTACGCCAATCTTTACAGGGCGGCCGAAGACAATGACCAGCCGGTGGCTGACACCATCTCCCTGGTGACCGGCAAAAAGATCGACACCATCAAGGGGGGACCCAACTGGGACGACGATCTTTCCGGCTCCTCCCTCTATGCCGCCAAGGATGTGAACCTGGAGGACCGGAAGATCCTGGAGGAGTACGACCGGCTGTTCATGTTCTACATTCCCCGGCTCTGCAACCACTGCCTCAATCCGGCCTGCGTGGCGGCCTGTCCCTCGCGGGCCATCTACAAACGGGGCGAGGACGGCGTGGTACTGGTGGACCAGGAGGTCTGCAAGGGATGGCGCTTCTGCACCAGCGCCTGCCCCTACAAGAAGGTCTACTACAACTGGACCAGCGGCAAGGCTGAGAAGTGCATCTTCTGCTATCCCCGCACCGAAACCGGCCAATGCAATGCCTGCGCCCACAGCTGCACCGGCAGGATCCGCTATCTGGGGGTGATCCTTTACGACGCCGAGCAGGTGGAAGCCGGGCTGAACGTGGAGGACCGTGACCTGATCGCGGCCCATCGCAGCCTGATTCTCGATCCGCTTGATCCGCGGGTGCTGACCAGTGCCCGAGCCAACGGTATTCCCGAGGCATGGCTGACAGCGGCCGCCAAATCGCCAGCCTATACCCTGATCAAGGAGACCGGTATGGCCCTGCCGCTCCACCCCGAGTTCCGCACCATGCCGATGGC belongs to Geobacter sp. SVR and includes:
- a CDS encoding hypoxanthine-guanine phosphoribosyltransferase, whose translation is MTVDEINQVLAEADLLAGEAEVSAAVVRLGAEITARLKDANPVVMCVMNGGLIFAGQLLTRLVFPLEVDYVHATRYGHKTSGARLNWTVRPQLDLQDRTVLLLDDILDEGITLAAIAEHCCRQGASRVLTAVLVEKLHLRKVTPGMRADFSGIEVGDRFLFGYGLDYKGYWRNAPGIYAVKGL
- a CDS encoding peptidylprolyl isomerase yields the protein MSEQNPKVLIETSMGDITIELFKEKAPITVKNFLGYVKDGFYDNLIFHRVIKDFMIQGGGLNEALEQKKPKFAIKNEATNGLSNTRGTVAMARTAVVDSATSQFFINVVDNAFLNHQSKQADRFGYCVFGQVVDGMEVVDQIRAVKTGTKGGHGDVPVEPVFIKSARLIEP
- a CDS encoding nitrate reductase subunit alpha, encoding MSNDRIRDEHSPEAREWEQFYRNRWQYDKVVRSTHGVNCTGGCSWMVHVKDGVVGWELQANDYPQFNADIPNHEPRGCPRGISFSWYLYSPLRVKYPYLRGVLLDLWKEARARHDDPVEAWASIVENEETRKAYTSKRGMGGFRRGTWEEVLEIIAASTIYTAKKDGPDRIIGFSPIPAMSMISYAAGTRFLQLLGGVAMSFYDWYCDLPPASPQIWGEQTDVCESADWYNCSYFVLCGSNVPMTRTPDAHFLSEARYRGAKVVVMSPDYNMATKFADSWLPVEQGHDGAFWMAVNHILMKEFYLDRQTPYFQEYVSKYTDMPFLVKLKREGASWWLPGDFLRAGEIGRGQAVDLPEWTLCVLDQAGQVRIPKGSMGSRWGKTEGHWNLDMVDLVDGEPIDSRLTQIGGKSCMVRFTFEGCGNVLREVPVSRVVTASGEEELVVTVFDLLAAQLGVSRGLGGDYPQDYKDDKPFTPAWQEKYTGISPETVLQIAREWGENGEKTQGRNMIIVGAGINHWYHNDLIYRAAITALILTGSVGKQGGGLGHYVGQEKVVPLAPWTSVAMAQDWIKPSRLQNTPSFWYMHSDQWRYDRSFVDYFKPETGEPMPLHAADFNAKAVRLGWLPFAPHFNDSPVRIVAEAAKAGAQNDDEVRKNIVERLKSGSLRFAIEDIDAKENSPKVWFIWRGNAISSSAKGHEYFLKHVVGAPNSAVTAKECAKGQVKDIVWHDKAPEGKVDLIVDLNFRMDTSTLYSDIVLPAATWYEKQDMNTTDMHSFINCMDAAVPPAWESKSDWETFAAIAKKVSELAPKHFPTPFKEVVAAPLLHDTPGEIAQRSVKDWKLGECEAIPGKTMPNLAIVERDYVNLYNRFMSLGPAIGHLGAHGVNWEADDVHEKLLREMPTRQWGGKRFIDLENAQNVADVLLALAPESNGELAYRGYQNLEKRVGKPLTALAEGNRGFRLDYDALKGQPRRYINSPIWSGIVSDERPYAAYTLNVEYGVPWRTLSGRQSLYLDHPYYRAFSEGLPTFKGRINPACLDDMDQPDGLVLNFMTPHGKWSIHSTYSDNLRMLTLSRGGQAVWINDKDAEEAGIADNEWVELYNNNGVVVCRTIVSSRIPQGAAIMYHAPERTLAIPKSRKSGKRGGVHNSLSRVRLKPTLMLGGYAQFSYYFNYWGPTGVNRDCYIIVRKLRG
- a CDS encoding diguanylate cyclase codes for the protein MRRFVSLKTKMSLVVSLLVTALMVASAFPIISYFEKRFRDTIAAQQYALITEIARDLDNTIKRTQDAIIAKAATIPGRAVTDHSLAQRLLSSDSGLLTLFDNGIYLFSSQGRLIAESPDLRRQGQSYAFREYFRRTIESGKPVISAPFLSSQTHHHPTMMFTAPVFGPDGTIIAVLGGSIDLTKDNLLGEHARTRIGTTGYIYIYDTRRTMIMHPDRSRILKQDVPPGVNRVFDKGITGFNGTEETVNSRGLRALTSVLGLKTTNWILAANYPLEEAYAPVREATRFAIMAVIVGVLVSLAIVWLSMRALTAPLRTLTGHIRSLSGLEGGEKEIRIKSGDEIEELAVAFNTMIKDLHDKQDEMHRISREFAQEVAAALAEAQEARARTEAFIAAIADMVTVVDLDLRILYQNLFVSELLGDHAGELCFRAYHGRESHCEGCLVVEALRDGEVHCGEREMLFADGSRRQLEFAVSPVRDSTGRIVAAVELVRDISKRKLTEWRLASQHAVNSILAESTTVGEAIPRVLKTICEAIGWEVGTVWWMDQKKETLLLLDMWHRPDLDIASFEALNRIMSFYPEEGLPGRVWSAGSPAWVSDVLMEENFPRRSAAEKSGLRGAFAFPIVLGGTVAGVMEFFSRDAREPDPGLLDAIAPLGSQIGQLFERKWVEQSLRESERRFRETLENIQLLAVELDLDSRIVFCNDFLLRLTGWPREEVLGRRWFEIFNPGHRGLTERFMVEIADGSLPSHGEYEISTRSGVRRLISWNRTILYGSDGRVSGVASIGEDISERKKAEAELVYRSTHDPLTDLYNRAFFEAELKRLARGREFPISIITVDMDGLKGVNDALGHEAGDRLIRMAALVLLQAFRTEDIVARIGGDEFSILLPRTDEREAEATVERIRRYRDEANATDLHLNLNVSIGVATAHAGPELPLALKTSDRRMYREKFSKKTSVVLS
- a CDS encoding peroxiredoxin, which translates into the protein MALEGKQAPDFSLPGSDGQQHDLKQYAGRTVVIYFYPKDNTPGCTKEACAFRDSHQTLNDSGIVLLGVSKDSLASHGRFIEAFNLPFVLLSDPDASMMQAYGAYGEKVSYGKKTMGTIRSTVIIGPDGVVRKHWPTVAKAEQHPAQVLEYLKTVRS
- a CDS encoding peroxiredoxin yields the protein MKTSVMCVTQLLLAACLWAGTASAMPDGPGCENGKPAMHRHACGGVEIGAPAPPFTLEGVANLEFKNVSLSDFRGKWVVLFFYPGDFTLVCHSEIKGLGGAVAEFTQANAQVLAVSADSKFSHLAWIKSGALDTPQFPLLSDFNKRTARAYGVLDENSGRARRGLFIIDPNGVVQYQVVHSDKIGRSVEETLRVLRALQTEELCPLNWKPGEKPLGKP
- a CDS encoding c-type cytochrome — encoded protein: MFTRRQYLCGFILLLSLLANGVFAQGDQGKELFEKHCASCHTIGGGDSGGPDLKGVTARRPTDWLERVIAEPDKLTAGKDATQAELVKKYGFEMPNLGISRDDARKIIAFLGAEASSAASGAATPAAAPPAAEKAITVTPELIATGKQLFTGEKRFSKGGAPCGACHAFTYPGVRGANLASDLTQLYEGMGEQGMRGVLTSLKFPIMRWVYADRPLSDEEIAALIAFSKDAGEQKGGQPGKGVAASGAALFLCIIVGLTLYKRRIG
- the prmC gene encoding peptide chain release factor N(5)-glutamine methyltransferase, producing MAHTEIWTTLKVLNWTRDYLTEKGVENARREAEWLLCAATGLDRVGLYLNFERPLNEAELASYRGMVARRSRREPLQHILGTQEFCGLEFEVCPDVLIPRHDTETLVTEALARAPGARSVLDIGTGSGCIAIALARQLSSAAITASDISGEALAVARRNAERNGATVEFVQGSLFEPLVGRRFDLIVSNPPYIPSADIAGLEPEVREWDPRGALDGGLDGLDLYRILIPAAVEHLNPSGWLLVELGAGQAPEVARIFRECGKYREPIIASDPASIERVVGAQSTAL